The proteins below come from a single Natrinema sp. SYSU A 869 genomic window:
- a CDS encoding cyclase family protein: protein MSELMTGDNTTLVDLSIGLEDGVASEPTPPSIDAFGHEAGAKRLAENLQAQGYDVEPDDFPDGMGLAWEDVEAIPHAGTHLDAPWHYGPEVDGEPAKTIEEIPLEWCRGNAVVLDFRWMDPGSEISVADLEDALADLDHDLSPGEIVLLQTGADELWGQPEYLTQFPGMSAEGTKFLVEQGVRVIGTDAYGFDKPFAAMGERYVESGDEDELWPAHFAGREVEYCQIEKMANLDALPCKTDIPLVAFPIIIENGSAGWVRPVAMLEMDTANGDRATDGTDAETGGEAA from the coding sequence ATGAGTGAATTGATGACAGGTGACAATACAACGTTAGTCGACCTGAGCATCGGCCTTGAGGACGGCGTCGCGAGCGAACCCACGCCGCCGAGCATCGACGCGTTCGGCCACGAGGCGGGCGCGAAACGCCTCGCCGAGAACCTACAGGCACAAGGGTATGACGTCGAGCCTGACGACTTCCCCGATGGGATGGGACTCGCGTGGGAGGACGTCGAGGCCATCCCTCACGCCGGGACCCATCTCGACGCGCCGTGGCACTACGGCCCAGAGGTCGACGGGGAACCGGCGAAGACGATCGAGGAGATCCCCCTCGAGTGGTGTCGCGGGAACGCGGTCGTCCTCGATTTCAGGTGGATGGACCCTGGGAGTGAGATTTCCGTGGCAGATCTCGAGGACGCGCTGGCAGACCTCGATCACGACCTCTCGCCGGGCGAGATCGTCCTACTCCAGACGGGTGCCGACGAGCTGTGGGGCCAACCCGAATACCTCACCCAATTTCCCGGGATGAGCGCAGAAGGAACAAAATTCCTCGTCGAGCAGGGGGTGAGGGTGATCGGGACGGACGCCTACGGCTTCGACAAGCCGTTCGCCGCGATGGGCGAACGGTACGTCGAGTCGGGCGACGAGGACGAGTTGTGGCCGGCCCATTTCGCGGGCCGGGAGGTCGAGTACTGCCAGATCGAGAAGATGGCCAACCTCGACGCACTGCCGTGCAAGACCGATATCCCGCTGGTCGCGTTCCCCATCATAATCGAAAACGGGAGCGCGGGCTGGGTGCGGCCGGTCGCGATGCTCGAGATGGACACGGCAAACGGAGACAGGGCGACCGACGGGACCGACGCCGAAACTGGGGGTGAGGCGGCGTGA
- a CDS encoding geranylgeranyl reductase family protein, which produces MYDFVVVGVGPPGARFARRAAEEGYDVLALEKGQIGEPLACSGHVSTDIWEFTDEDAREELFQNEIYGARFHVGGPGSDSYPFYKDEVASNVIDRVGLDHHLADLAREAGADVREEHTVTAVTEHHDRVDVVASGPDGTVEFEAKMLAGCDGPRSRVRDELDLPQPEELLHGVLAFSEEDDHEDFVDVHLTPPTFFAWRIPRGEAGVEYGLAAPPGVQVTKHFEELIDGYEIDVSHRCSGAIPVGPPDRVTSRRAFLIGDAAAQTKPFTGGGILYSMTSADHAAREIDPDRPTTLAAYERVWREDLAREQELGRWIRRAYSLPEPVQRLGLGALSGEIGVHMDRPTSLVSLEHLKAVLSRT; this is translated from the coding sequence ATGTACGATTTCGTCGTCGTCGGCGTCGGCCCGCCGGGCGCGCGCTTCGCCCGTCGAGCCGCCGAGGAGGGATACGACGTGCTCGCCCTCGAGAAGGGACAGATCGGCGAGCCGCTGGCCTGTTCGGGCCACGTGAGCACGGATATCTGGGAGTTCACGGATGAGGACGCTCGCGAGGAATTATTCCAGAACGAGATCTACGGCGCGCGGTTCCACGTTGGCGGTCCCGGGAGCGACTCTTACCCGTTCTACAAGGACGAAGTCGCCTCGAACGTCATCGACCGCGTGGGGCTGGACCACCACCTCGCCGACCTCGCCCGCGAGGCGGGTGCGGACGTCCGGGAGGAACACACGGTCACTGCGGTCACCGAACATCACGACCGCGTCGATGTCGTCGCCAGCGGGCCCGACGGAACCGTCGAGTTCGAGGCGAAGATGCTCGCCGGCTGCGACGGTCCGCGCTCAAGAGTGCGGGACGAACTCGACCTCCCTCAGCCCGAGGAGTTGCTCCACGGGGTGCTCGCCTTCTCCGAGGAAGACGACCATGAGGATTTCGTCGATGTCCATCTCACACCGCCGACCTTCTTCGCGTGGCGGATCCCCCGCGGCGAGGCCGGCGTGGAGTACGGCCTCGCGGCTCCCCCGGGTGTCCAGGTGACCAAGCACTTCGAGGAACTGATCGACGGCTACGAGATCGATGTCTCCCATCGTTGCTCGGGAGCGATTCCGGTCGGTCCGCCGGATCGCGTGACCAGCCGTCGGGCCTTTCTCATCGGCGACGCGGCGGCCCAGACCAAGCCCTTCACCGGCGGCGGCATCCTCTATAGCATGACCAGCGCTGACCACGCCGCCCGCGAGATCGACCCCGATCGACCGACCACGCTCGCGGCCTACGAACGCGTCTGGCGCGAGGATTTAGCGCGTGAACAGGAACTCGGCCGCTGGATCCGGCGGGCGTACTCACTGCCCGAGCCCGTCCAGCGGCTCGGACTGGGGGCGCTGTCGGGCGAGATCGGCGTCCACATGGACCGACCGACGTCGTTGGTCTCGCTCGAGCACCTCAAAGCAGTGCTCTCACGGACTTGA
- a CDS encoding MATE family efflux transporter: MTERGAAVARTLERCGIIDAERFRPTMELAWPRIVTGFAIMSKQTADLAMVGIAVGTAGTAGLAFALGYWQIVTLLGLGLAGGTVTLVSQNYGGEETARASLAVNQSVLLAIGFSLPIMSVFLAVPDPLIGLLGASPDALRHGSVYLVYVAPAVVFELLNLIASRTYTGVGDTFTEMVARAGGAVLNIVLSGALIFGFGMGAAGAAIGTTLASGFVTLVLAWGMLGRSYGRLGMEPSPVPIARGGPWFEPTLIRQLIEISLPEIGRRLAQGAIVFPLLWIAASFGPVVVTALEVGRRVRALINSVNWGLSLAASSLVGQHLGAGEEAEAGAYGAGIIRLSTVIYTGLTVLVVLFARPIAGLFVTDPEALAQAAVFVAVGAVSSIGYGIDGAAAGALLGAGDTRWPFVASLLGRYAFALPAAALGLVTPLGIGGLYLALFLETAVPGGINYWLFRTGRWKAVSRRYRPSSDPG, encoded by the coding sequence ATGACCGAACGGGGTGCGGCCGTCGCGCGCACGCTTGAGCGCTGTGGCATCATCGACGCCGAGCGCTTCCGCCCGACCATGGAATTGGCGTGGCCCCGGATCGTCACCGGCTTCGCGATCATGTCCAAGCAGACGGCCGACCTCGCGATGGTCGGGATCGCGGTCGGAACGGCGGGCACTGCGGGGCTCGCGTTCGCGCTCGGGTACTGGCAGATCGTCACGCTGCTGGGCCTCGGCCTTGCGGGCGGCACCGTCACGCTCGTCTCACAGAATTACGGGGGCGAGGAGACTGCCCGCGCGTCGCTGGCCGTCAACCAGAGCGTCCTGCTCGCGATCGGATTCTCGCTTCCGATCATGAGTGTCTTTCTCGCCGTCCCGGACCCACTGATCGGCCTGCTCGGTGCGAGTCCGGACGCGCTTCGTCACGGGAGTGTCTACCTCGTCTACGTCGCGCCGGCCGTGGTCTTTGAGCTACTCAATCTCATCGCCAGTCGAACGTATACAGGCGTTGGCGACACGTTCACCGAGATGGTCGCCCGCGCCGGCGGTGCAGTCCTCAATATCGTTCTCAGCGGCGCGCTCATCTTCGGGTTCGGGATGGGCGCTGCCGGCGCGGCAATCGGGACGACCCTCGCGAGCGGGTTCGTGACCCTCGTCCTCGCGTGGGGGATGCTCGGCCGATCGTACGGTCGACTCGGGATGGAGCCCAGTCCCGTCCCGATCGCCCGCGGCGGCCCCTGGTTCGAGCCGACGCTGATCCGCCAACTGATCGAGATTTCGCTCCCGGAGATCGGCCGACGGCTCGCACAGGGCGCGATCGTCTTCCCACTGCTCTGGATCGCCGCCTCGTTCGGCCCCGTCGTCGTCACGGCCCTCGAGGTCGGCCGACGAGTTCGGGCCCTGATCAACAGCGTCAACTGGGGGCTGTCCCTCGCTGCGAGTTCGCTCGTTGGACAACACCTCGGTGCCGGCGAGGAAGCGGAGGCAGGGGCCTACGGCGCGGGGATTATTCGGCTCTCGACGGTGATCTACACCGGGCTGACCGTTTTGGTCGTGCTCTTCGCGCGGCCGATCGCGGGGCTGTTCGTTACCGACCCCGAGGCGCTCGCGCAGGCCGCTGTCTTCGTTGCCGTCGGTGCGGTCAGTTCGATCGGCTACGGCATCGACGGGGCCGCTGCGGGGGCGCTGCTGGGGGCCGGCGACACCCGCTGGCCGTTCGTCGCTTCCTTACTCGGCCGCTACGCCTTCGCCCTCCCGGCAGCCGCGCTCGGGCTGGTCACACCGTTGGGTATCGGCGGGCTCTATCTGGCGCTCTTCCTCGAGACAGCCGTGCCGGGCGGGATCAACTACTGGCTGTTCCGGACCGGCCGGTGGAAGGCAGTGAGTCGTCGGTATCGGCCGTCCTCGGATCCCGGCTAA
- a CDS encoding dodecin family protein, whose product MGETAKVIKLVGTSTESWEDAAQTALNDADETLEGITGIEIESQTADVEDGEIETYTTTIHVSFGLQR is encoded by the coding sequence ATGGGCGAAACTGCCAAAGTCATCAAACTGGTCGGTACCTCGACCGAATCCTGGGAAGACGCCGCCCAGACCGCGCTCAACGACGCGGACGAGACGCTCGAGGGGATCACCGGCATCGAAATCGAGTCCCAGACGGCCGACGTAGAGGACGGCGAAATCGAAACGTATACGACGACGATCCACGTCTCGTTCGGACTCCAGCGCTGA
- a CDS encoding helix-turn-helix domain-containing protein — translation MSTIADLRLPAAETALATTFERAPEATFELESSVLKTRPSLWVSGVDPETAATAFEADPSVETAELLVETGSRLLYDVTFAAGAGTILLWDDLLADGGSLLEARASDGWWQVTVRYRDRDTLCDAYDRLVDRGVNADLRRVTDVTDVEGHKTRLTPEQQEALEAALEYGYFEIPRGVSMEELAEELGISHQALSERFRRAYETLVDAELQPAGEESRLD, via the coding sequence ATGTCGACGATAGCCGACCTCCGGCTTCCGGCGGCGGAGACAGCCCTGGCGACCACATTCGAGCGCGCGCCGGAGGCCACGTTCGAACTCGAGTCCTCGGTGTTGAAGACGCGGCCGTCGCTATGGGTATCCGGTGTCGATCCCGAGACGGCCGCTACTGCCTTCGAGGCCGATCCCTCAGTCGAGACGGCCGAACTCCTCGTCGAAACGGGGTCGCGACTGCTATACGACGTGACCTTCGCCGCGGGTGCCGGAACGATCCTTCTCTGGGACGACCTGCTTGCCGACGGGGGCTCGCTGCTCGAGGCGCGGGCGAGTGACGGCTGGTGGCAAGTGACCGTACGCTACCGCGACCGTGACACGCTCTGTGACGCCTACGATCGGCTTGTTGACCGCGGTGTCAACGCCGATCTGCGGCGCGTGACCGACGTGACTGATGTCGAGGGCCACAAGACGCGACTGACCCCAGAACAGCAGGAGGCGCTCGAGGCCGCACTCGAGTACGGCTACTTCGAGATTCCCCGCGGGGTGTCGATGGAGGAACTGGCCGAGGAGTTGGGAATCTCCCATCAGGCGCTCTCCGAACGGTTTCGGCGGGCCTACGAGACCCTGGTCGACGCCGAACTCCAGCCCGCGGGGGAGGAGTCACGGCTCGACTGA
- a CDS encoding 4a-hydroxytetrahydrobiopterin dehydratase, with amino-acid sequence MADLLSDEEIEAELPAEWERDDDEIVRVYEFDDYLRGVNFAQMVGEIAEAQFHHPEIIIRYSGVEIRLTSHEEGGITGDDIEMAELIESERDA; translated from the coding sequence ATGGCTGACCTACTTTCCGACGAGGAGATCGAGGCGGAACTCCCTGCCGAGTGGGAACGAGACGATGACGAGATCGTTCGCGTCTACGAGTTCGACGACTACCTTCGGGGCGTCAACTTCGCCCAGATGGTCGGTGAAATCGCCGAAGCGCAGTTCCACCACCCCGAGATCATCATCCGGTACTCCGGCGTCGAGATCCGGCTGACCTCCCACGAGGAGGGCGGTATCACCGGAGACGACATCGAGATGGCGGAGTTGATCGAGTCCGAGCGCGACGCCTGA
- the lwrS gene encoding LWR-salt protein, producing MDASYVFRVRFRIEPTREFVSLEPSSAETTVTLFREAPEPDTEGWLFFRNTLWRGEVADQEYGRRLAAEWLGVPERTVESVDFRELQTDEEYFDTLQSSIASDLEAFKADDVSDALSKYLGSSVRVTGTDEGD from the coding sequence ATGGATGCCAGTTACGTCTTCCGCGTCCGGTTCCGTATAGAGCCCACACGGGAGTTCGTCTCCCTCGAGCCGAGCTCCGCGGAGACGACGGTCACACTCTTTCGCGAGGCTCCAGAGCCGGATACTGAGGGGTGGCTGTTCTTCCGAAACACGTTGTGGCGCGGCGAGGTCGCCGATCAGGAGTACGGCCGCCGACTCGCGGCGGAATGGCTCGGCGTTCCCGAGCGGACCGTCGAGAGCGTCGACTTCCGCGAACTGCAGACCGATGAGGAGTACTTCGACACGTTGCAATCGTCAATCGCATCGGACCTGGAGGCGTTCAAGGCCGATGACGTCTCGGACGCCCTCTCGAAGTATCTGGGCTCGAGCGTTCGCGTGACCGGCACGGACGAGGGCGACTAG
- a CDS encoding VOC family protein, protein MDAVDHINVDVDALEPCYEFYRDALDLELVRPPADFQGEHAMFRAGETVVTLAETGRAENWDERGLEHPLDKAHLAFETDREAYAALMDEFDDQFPKQGPYDWDEFEGFYFLDPDGNLLEVVTYEPPPGERTRPLLTHDDVE, encoded by the coding sequence ATGGATGCCGTCGATCACATCAACGTCGACGTCGACGCGCTCGAGCCCTGCTACGAGTTCTATCGCGACGCCCTCGACCTCGAACTCGTCAGACCGCCGGCGGATTTTCAGGGCGAGCACGCGATGTTCCGGGCCGGCGAAACAGTCGTGACGCTGGCCGAAACGGGTCGCGCCGAGAACTGGGATGAGCGAGGGCTCGAGCATCCCCTCGACAAGGCCCACCTCGCGTTCGAGACCGATCGCGAGGCCTACGCGGCGCTGATGGATGAATTTGACGATCAGTTTCCAAAACAGGGTCCGTACGACTGGGACGAGTTCGAGGGGTTCTACTTCCTCGACCCCGACGGGAATCTCCTCGAGGTCGTCACCTACGAACCCCCTCCGGGCGAGCGAACGCGGCCGTTGCTCACGCACGACGATGTCGAGTGA
- a CDS encoding aldehyde ferredoxin oxidoreductase C-terminal domain-containing protein translates to MLTGRGPLLSIDVGTRSVETDRIDGVLSRYVGGRGVGTKLAYDRLPFNVDPLGPDNALLFSAGPLQTARTSFTGRLNCTAVSPLSNGLVSSNAGGFLSQPFANTGYGALEVTGESDQLLAVHVTDKGVSFEDVPELAGATVPEVTAHIADRRGFDDDEAASHVACVGPAGENEVRFAAIVTSGGRVFGRGGLGAVMGSKNIKCLTFDGDAAPSIDVPDVAGEIHAAAAESDHVMKRQGTAGLTGFANEIEALPTRYFSELSFEGIDGISGERVAEKKYKRGTCSSCAFACKLPTRDDESGLETEGPEFETVMAFGSNVGVDDIVDVMGANERCDALGLDTIECGAAVAAYLASEDAFGDADLVHDLVEKIASREGVGDLLAEGVARCHDDLGVPDWSMKGVAFPAHDGRRLNGQGLAYATSNRGADHLYGSMYVYEYPMVDQERALEPAGLEGKVDHLVRTENKKAVLDSAILCKFSRTTVESGQLPALLATTDEALQRLGERIVTLERDFNARRGFDRDDDDDLPYDLEGLESALDTYYRRRGWNPDGTVPPDRLAELEP, encoded by the coding sequence ATGCTGACTGGACGAGGTCCACTGCTCTCGATCGACGTCGGCACGCGGTCCGTCGAGACGGACCGGATCGACGGCGTCCTCTCGAGGTACGTCGGCGGTCGAGGCGTCGGAACGAAACTCGCATACGACCGTCTGCCGTTCAACGTCGATCCGCTGGGCCCGGACAACGCGCTCCTCTTCAGCGCCGGTCCGTTGCAGACGGCACGGACGAGCTTCACCGGCCGGCTGAACTGTACAGCCGTCTCGCCGCTGTCCAACGGGCTCGTCTCGTCGAACGCCGGCGGGTTCCTCTCCCAGCCGTTCGCAAACACCGGCTACGGAGCGCTCGAGGTGACTGGCGAGAGCGATCAGCTGCTCGCGGTTCACGTGACCGACAAGGGCGTCTCGTTCGAGGACGTACCGGAACTGGCCGGCGCGACCGTCCCTGAGGTGACGGCTCACATCGCGGATCGCCGCGGCTTCGACGACGACGAGGCGGCCTCGCACGTCGCCTGCGTCGGTCCGGCCGGCGAGAACGAGGTGCGGTTCGCCGCGATCGTGACCTCGGGCGGCCGGGTCTTCGGCCGCGGCGGACTGGGCGCGGTGATGGGATCGAAGAACATCAAGTGCCTCACGTTTGACGGCGACGCTGCTCCCTCGATCGACGTGCCCGACGTCGCCGGGGAGATTCACGCTGCGGCCGCCGAGAGCGACCACGTGATGAAACGGCAGGGAACCGCGGGGTTGACCGGGTTCGCCAACGAGATCGAAGCGCTGCCGACCAGGTACTTCAGCGAGCTCTCGTTCGAGGGGATCGACGGCATTAGCGGCGAGCGCGTCGCCGAGAAGAAGTACAAGCGGGGTACCTGCTCGAGTTGTGCATTCGCCTGCAAACTGCCCACTAGGGACGACGAATCGGGCCTCGAGACCGAAGGGCCGGAGTTCGAGACGGTGATGGCGTTCGGGTCGAACGTCGGCGTCGACGATATCGTCGACGTGATGGGCGCGAACGAGCGGTGTGACGCGCTCGGCCTCGATACGATCGAGTGCGGGGCGGCCGTCGCGGCCTACCTCGCAAGCGAGGACGCCTTCGGCGACGCCGATCTCGTCCACGACCTCGTCGAGAAGATCGCCTCTCGCGAGGGCGTTGGCGACCTGCTCGCCGAGGGGGTCGCCCGGTGTCACGACGACCTCGGTGTCCCCGACTGGTCGATGAAGGGTGTGGCGTTCCCGGCCCACGACGGGCGGCGGCTCAACGGGCAGGGACTGGCGTACGCCACCTCCAATCGCGGTGCGGACCACCTCTACGGCAGCATGTACGTCTACGAGTATCCGATGGTCGATCAGGAGAGGGCCCTCGAGCCGGCGGGACTCGAGGGGAAGGTCGACCACCTCGTTCGGACCGAGAACAAGAAGGCGGTCCTCGACAGCGCGATCCTCTGCAAATTCTCCCGGACGACGGTCGAGAGCGGGCAACTCCCCGCGCTGCTCGCGACGACGGACGAGGCCCTCCAGCGACTTGGCGAGCGGATCGTGACCCTCGAGCGCGACTTCAACGCTCGGCGCGGCTTCGACCGCGACGACGACGACGATCTGCCGTACGACCTCGAGGGCCTCGAGTCGGCGCTCGATACCTATTACCGCCGTCGGGGCTGGAACCCGGACGGCACCGTGCCGCCGGATCGGCTCGCCGAACTCGAGCCGTAA
- a CDS encoding ABC transporter substrate-binding protein produces the protein MLADRSIRLFHLPFSFMLPQKVASERGYFREEGLAVDLVERDRRDVEVKYIPAAETLTGEYDVDLYPICKWESIRRTWTMGDGRIVANGTFASLPYTVFTRPESDVETPTDLADVPVGVNRRTGQEYTARKALEEHIPADEVDLVGCGMPTDRLQALYEGRVDAVTLIDPHSTLADHLGFRRLLEYDNHMGIVGGDAIDRDLLEAFLRAYGRAVEDINADPDAFRGTYLEMLEADAAVAPDLFDDVDVDAVREEITVPQYEVPEPVDREELDEHLAWMQDRGLIDESASIDDIVAPL, from the coding sequence ATGTTAGCGGACCGATCGATCCGGCTGTTCCACCTCCCGTTCTCGTTCATGCTGCCACAGAAGGTAGCGAGCGAGCGAGGCTACTTCCGCGAGGAAGGGCTCGCGGTCGACCTGGTCGAGCGAGACAGGCGCGACGTCGAGGTCAAGTACATCCCCGCGGCGGAGACGCTGACGGGCGAGTACGACGTGGACCTCTACCCCATCTGCAAGTGGGAGAGCATCCGCCGGACGTGGACTATGGGCGACGGCCGAATCGTCGCGAACGGCACCTTCGCGAGCCTCCCGTACACGGTGTTCACACGTCCCGAGTCGGACGTCGAGACGCCGACCGACCTCGCGGACGTTCCGGTCGGCGTCAACCGGCGGACGGGACAGGAGTATACCGCACGCAAGGCGCTCGAGGAACACATCCCCGCCGACGAGGTCGACCTCGTCGGCTGCGGAATGCCGACCGACCGGCTGCAGGCGCTCTACGAGGGCCGGGTCGACGCCGTGACGCTCATCGATCCCCACAGCACGCTCGCCGATCACCTCGGCTTCCGGCGGCTGCTGGAGTACGACAACCACATGGGGATCGTCGGCGGCGACGCGATCGATCGCGACCTGCTCGAGGCGTTCCTGCGGGCCTACGGCCGCGCTGTCGAGGATATCAACGCCGATCCCGATGCCTTCCGCGGGACGTATCTGGAGATGCTCGAGGCTGACGCCGCGGTCGCGCCTGACTTGTTCGACGACGTCGACGTGGACGCCGTCCGCGAGGAGATCACCGTGCCGCAGTACGAAGTCCCGGAGCCCGTCGACCGCGAGGAACTCGACGAGCACCTCGCCTGGATGCAGGATCGCGGGTTGATCGACGAGAGCGCATCGATCGACGATATCGTCGCGCCGCTGTGA